Proteins encoded by one window of Molothrus ater isolate BHLD 08-10-18 breed brown headed cowbird chromosome 12, BPBGC_Mater_1.1, whole genome shotgun sequence:
- the RRAD gene encoding GTP-binding protein RAD: protein MTLNRGDKRRGSTPFAAQQHLHRRSMPVDERDLRPLPPEELSGLVRCTSYSPGGQHRQSWASDSSDSVISSGSDSDGSLYKVILLGEHGVGKTSLARIFGGVEDCADAEEAGNTYDRSIIVDGEEASLVVFDIWEQDDSQWLQNHCMKMGDAYIIVYSVTDKVSFEKASELRIQLRRARQTEDIPIILVGNKSDLVRSREVSVDEGRACAVVFDCKFIETSAALHHNVKDLFEGIVRQIRLRKDSKEDNARRMANAKRRESISKKAKRFLGRIVAKNNKKMAFKAKSKSCHDLSVL from the exons ATGACCCTGAACCGCGGGGACAAGCGGCGCGGCAGCACGCCGTTCGCGGcgcagcagcacctgcaccgCCGCAGCATGCCCGTGGACGAGCGCGACCTGCGGCCGCTGCCGCCCGAGGAGCTGTCGGGCTTGGTGCGCTGCACCTCGTACAGCCCCGGCGGGCAGCACCGCCAGAGCTGGGCCTCCGACTCCTCCGACTCCGTCATCTCCTCGGGCAGCGACTCCGACGGCAGCCTCTACAAGGTGATCCTGCTGGGCGAGCACGGCGTTGGCAAGACCAGCCTGGCGCGCATCTTCGGCGGCGTGGAGGACTGCGCGGACGCCGAGGAGGCCG GAAACACATACGACAGATCAATTATAGTTGATGGAGAAGAAGCGTCTCTGGTGGTGTTCGATATATGGGAGCAG gATGACAGCCAATGGCTCCAGAACCACTGCATGAAAATGGGAGATGCCTATATTATTGTCTACTCAGTGACAGACAAAGTTAGTTTTGAGAAGGCTTCTGAGCTAAGAATCCAGCTGAGAAGAGCAAGGCAGACAGAAGATATTCCTATTATCCTTGTGGGAAATAAAAGTGACCTGGTCAGGTCCCGGGAGGTCTCAGTTGATG aGGGCCGGGCCTGTGCCGTGGTGTTTGACTGCAAGTTCATCGAgacctcagcagctctgcatcaCAACGTGAAGGACCTGTTTGAGGGCATCGTGCGGCAGATCCGGCTGCGCAAGGACAGCAAGGAGGACAACGCGCGCAGGATGGCCAACGCCAAGAGGAGGGAGAGCATCAGCAAGAAGGCCAAGCGCTTCCTCGGCAGGATTGTGGCCAAGAACAACAAGAAGATGGCtttcaaagcaaaatcaaaGTCTTGCCACGACTTGTCGGTGCTATAG